A DNA window from Aspergillus nidulans FGSC A4 chromosome I contains the following coding sequences:
- a CDS encoding DDHD family phospholipase (transcript_id=CADANIAT00007244), with the protein MATDSTKEAASSGTSFYSTARPSSNLDAGKDAQEILRRFQGRDHTISQRNRLGIRHYPADSPPLKVRWFYAVDSPKWKPSFLDQPKEISKPLPAPKKFVPFTIKDSQAIERAFQDLCNAELEREQGHSPQPVEDEPVKVPVNEDYLFDVNINKRELCPAYWIGPVYEVRRGTWFFQEGSTIKPCEENLAAQLEEGYLKVKPWRPADTSESSSQPLSNANNREQALLTSDDFMSRVSKTVYQTLGGVPGTRLVRGFSEMKKYNEAQDKKSSDKKASEPLPSDQSAQTGNTVARPTLDLSKSNTEPQESPDTAESRPITTLERRVSSLAGVQDSTEIEEQARKQEEKEMEDLRETDDEDREREIDHLVLVTHGIGQRLGLRLESVNFIHDVNVLRKTMKRVYKASPDLQALNSAFPDRQKNCRVQVLPVCWRHLLEFPHKKAGQNRTELDLADMDMLDDDVYPTLSDITLESVPAVRNLISDLAIDVLLYQSKHRDQISAIVRNECNRIVELYRKRNPSFNGTVSLCGHSLGSAILFDILCSGDTGPKMENIHDEAGTASLTFECEEFFCLGSPVALFEMLKGTGTAVTENQSSVSVPKCQQLYNIFHPSDPPQPLPSVKRSIWTASGQSLSLIGSRVGQSVGSLWTNFTSGVASSLLNRSLGIGSEESTRQRPDSRPQTLPHSSLPQNATNSGDRSPTLIDPGLETLYDGFQKAKLRREKTAAISEQESDSGMKSTDLGLTKLKLEDEKVRLLNSNGRVDYSIQEGAFDISLIASLASHLSYWSDEDVNHFMLSQMLCRNRTDSIGH; encoded by the exons ATGGCAACCGATTCTACAAAAGAAGCGGCATCATCTGGGACATCCTTCTACAGCACAGCAAGACCCAGTAGCAATCTAGATGCCGGTAAAGATGCGCAAGAAATTCTTAGGCGGTTCCAAGGGAGAGACCACACCATCTCTCAGAGAAACAGGCTTGGAATCCGCCACTATCCGGCCGactctcctcctctgaaGGTCAGGTGGTTTTACGCGGTGGACTCGCCCAAATGGAAACCATCCTTTCTGGACCAACCCAAAGAGATCTCGAAACCTTTGCCAGCTCCGAAGAAGTTTGTTCCATTTACAATAAAGGATTCCCAAGCGATTGAACGTGCATTCCAGGACTTGTGCaatgctgagctggagcgcGAGCAGGGACATTCACCTCAGCCGGTAGAGGATGAACCTGTGAAAGTACCTGTTAACGAGGACTATCTCTTCGATGTGAACATAAACAAAAGGGAGCTTTGCCCAGCTTACTGGATAGGCCCTGTGTACGAAGTTCGTCGTGGGACATGGTTTTTCCAAGAAGGTTCAACTATCAAACCCTGCGAAGAGAACCTGGCCGCCCAGCTAGAGGAAGGGTACCTAAAAGTGAAACCGTGGCGACCTGCAGATACCAGCGAGAGTTCCTCTCAGCCTTTGTCAAATGCAAATAACCGCGAGCAAG CCTTGCTCACAAGTGATGATTTTATGTCCAGGGTTAGCAAAACGGTATATCAGACTCTCGGTGGAGTACCAGGCACCAGACTAGTTCGTGGATTCTCAGAAATGAAGAAATATAATGAAGCTCAGGATAAGAAAAGCTCTGATAAGAAAGCTAGCGAGCCGCTGCCTTCTGATCAGAGCGCACAGACCGGAAATACCGTCGCCAGACCAACCCTGGATCTTTCGAAGTCCAACACGGAGCCGCAAGAGTCGCCAGACACGGCAGAATCGAGACCAATCACAACCCTGGAACGGCGTGTTTCGTCTCTAGCAGGCGTGCAGGACTCCACGGAAATTGAAGAACAGGCCCgtaaacaagaagaaaaggaaatggAAGATCTAAGGGAGACAGATGACGAGGACAGGGAGAGAGAAATTGATCACTTAGTCCTGGTCACACACGGAATCGGTCAGCGGCTCGGCCTGCGTCTAGAAAGTGTTAACTTCATACATGATGTGAATGTTCTCAGAAAAACAATGAAACGCGTCTATAAAGcgtctccagatcttcaagctctcaaTTCTGCCTTCCCGGACCGACAGAAAAACTGCCGCGTTCAAGTCCTCCCTGT GTGCTGGAGACACTTACTAGAATTTCCTCATAAAAAGGCCGGCCAAAATCGTACAGAGCTCGACCTGGCAGATATGGACATgctcgatgatgatgtctACCCTACTCTGTCCGACATCACTCTTGAAAGTGTTCCCGCCGTCCGGAATCTCATTTCTGACCTCGCCATTGATGTTCTGCTCTACCAAAGTAAGCACCGTGACCAAATTTCCGCCATTGTCAGGAATGAATGCAATCGAATCGTCGAGCTTTACAGGAAGCGAAACCCTTCTTTCAACGGCACAGTGAGCCTTTGTGGGCACTCCCTCGGAAGTGCGATTCTATTCGATATTCTCTGTTCGGGGGACACAGGGCCAAAGATGGAGAATATTcatgatgaagctggtacaGCTTCATTAACATTTGAGTGCGAGGAATTCTTCTGTCTAGGGTCTCCAGTAGCTCTATTTGAGATGCTCAAAG GCACAGGGACTGCGGTTACTGAGAATCAGTCCTCCGTGTCTGTTCCAAAGTGCCAGCAACTGTATAACATATTCCATCCGTCCGATCCG CCCCAACCTTTACCATCCGTCAAACGAAGCATTTGGACCGCTTCTGGGCAAAGTCTCTCTTTAATCGGCAGTCGCGTGGGCCAAAGTGTCGGCTCATTGTGGACCAATTTCACATCCGGTGTTGCTAGCAGTTTGTTGAACCGCAGTCTCGGTATCGGTTCTGAAGAAAGCACACGGCAGCGCCCAGACAGCCGCCCTCAAACACTGCCACATTCCTCACTGCCGCAAAATGCTACCAACTCAGGTGACAGGAGTCCTACTTTGATAGACCCGGGTCTGGAGACGCTGTATGATGGCTTTCAGAAAGCCAAATTAAGACGTGAAAAAACAGCCGCGATTTCAGAGCAGGAATCAGACTCAGGCATGAAGAGCACGGACCTTGGTCTAACAAAACTGAAActggaggatgagaaagtGAGGCTATTGAACTCCAACGGACGAGTCGATTATAGTATACAAGA GGGTGCCTTCGATATATCCCTGATTGCAAGCCTTGCCAGTCACTTGAGTTACTGGTCAGATGAGGACGTCAACCATTTTATGCTTTCGCAGATGCTCTGCCGCAATCGTACAGACTCGATCGGTCATTGA